The Virgibacillus phasianinus genome includes a window with the following:
- the prli42 gene encoding stressosome-associated protein Prli42 produces MSNNHAKTHTPRKASKRDRRLKIVIYIMIIAMLLTVFTTGLSLFVN; encoded by the coding sequence GTGTCTAATAACCATGCAAAAACACATACGCCAAGAAAAGCGTCTAAGCGTGACCGCAGACTAAAAATTGTTATCTACATTATGATTATCGCTATGTTATTAACAGTGTTCACGACCGGATTATCTTTATTTGTAAACTAA
- a CDS encoding dihydrolipoamide acetyltransferase family protein — protein MASEKINMPQLGESVTEGTISSWLVQVGDKVNKYDPIAEVMTDKVNAEVPSSFTGVIKELVAKEGDTIEVGELMCYIDSEGGAAPTEGSAKEESEESEKADDNGEAKDESMKKRYSPAVLRMAQDNDIDLTRVSGTGKGGRITRKDIEKLISSGEQPKASEAATAGKQETDQQEPASTKAPSSPAPAAQAGDIEIPVTGVRKVIAQNMVRSKTEIPHAWMTVEVDVTDLVTYRNKVKNEFKQKEGFGLTFFAFFVKAVAQALKEYPQLNSMWAGDKIIQKKDIHLSIAVAKDQELFVPVIKHADEKSIKGIAKDISELASKARSGKLTSSDMQGGTFTVNNTGSFGSIHSMGVINHPQAAILQVESIVKRPMIVNDMFAARDMVNLSLSLDHRILDGLVCGNFLARVKEILENMNKDTTNVY, from the coding sequence ATGGCTTCTGAAAAAATAAATATGCCACAACTAGGTGAAAGTGTAACAGAAGGAACAATTAGTTCCTGGCTGGTTCAAGTGGGTGATAAGGTTAATAAATATGATCCTATTGCTGAGGTTATGACCGATAAGGTAAACGCCGAGGTTCCTTCTTCTTTTACTGGAGTGATTAAGGAACTCGTTGCAAAGGAAGGGGATACAATAGAAGTTGGTGAATTAATGTGCTATATAGATTCAGAGGGGGGAGCTGCACCCACTGAAGGTTCTGCCAAAGAAGAATCTGAGGAATCGGAAAAAGCAGATGATAACGGGGAAGCAAAAGACGAATCAATGAAGAAACGTTATTCGCCTGCTGTATTACGAATGGCACAGGATAATGATATTGATTTGACGCGGGTATCAGGAACTGGTAAAGGTGGACGAATAACCAGAAAAGATATTGAAAAGTTAATCAGTTCCGGTGAACAACCGAAAGCTAGTGAAGCTGCAACAGCCGGTAAACAGGAGACTGATCAACAGGAACCAGCTTCAACTAAAGCACCTTCATCACCTGCCCCTGCTGCACAAGCTGGAGATATCGAAATCCCTGTAACAGGTGTCCGTAAGGTAATTGCACAGAATATGGTTCGTTCCAAAACGGAAATTCCCCATGCCTGGATGACAGTGGAAGTAGATGTCACTGATTTAGTAACGTATCGTAATAAGGTTAAAAATGAATTTAAGCAAAAAGAAGGATTTGGCTTAACTTTCTTTGCCTTTTTTGTAAAAGCAGTTGCACAGGCTTTGAAAGAATATCCGCAACTAAACAGCATGTGGGCTGGAGACAAAATAATTCAGAAAAAAGATATACACCTGTCTATTGCAGTAGCCAAGGATCAGGAATTATTTGTACCAGTAATCAAACATGCGGACGAAAAAAGTATTAAAGGGATCGCCAAAGATATTTCTGAGCTAGCCTCAAAAGCACGTTCAGGAAAATTAACCTCCTCTGACATGCAGGGAGGAACATTTACAGTGAATAATACCGGGTCATTCGGTTCGATTCACTCAATGGGGGTAATCAATCATCCACAAGCGGCCATTTTACAGGTTGAGTCTATTGTTAAACGACCAATGATTGTAAATGATATGTTTGCTGCAAGGGATATGGTTAACCTCTCACTCTCATTAGATCATCGTATATTAGACGGATTGGTTTGCGGGAATTTCTTAGCACGTGTGAAGGAGATCCTGGAAAACATGAACAAAGATACAACTAACGTTTATTAA
- a CDS encoding aromatic acid exporter family protein, translated as MKIGYRTIKTAIGTPLAISIAQMLGLTNFLSAGILTLLCIQPSRKKSVLSAWHRFLACTIAILFSYVFFESLGYNTIVVGLAFALFIPVTVYLKISPGIATSSVIILNLYSLEKITLNFIVDEFLLIIVGVGTALLLNLYMPSLDNKLRRKQVDLEDNFQIILKEISLYICDNNKVWDGREIIRAEEILNEATNLVSLDRENHLLRSNHPYYDYFMMRKKQLELLKKMLPLVSRLPKTDTLSETISSFFTSLSEAVHPGNTASIYLAKLNELQDEFDQEELPSTREEFETRANLFRLLREIEDYLIIKQKFKNSDVSDNKSKNGGTDRTKA; from the coding sequence GTGAAAATTGGCTATCGAACAATTAAGACTGCTATCGGTACACCCCTGGCAATTTCCATTGCCCAAATGCTCGGATTAACCAATTTTCTTTCAGCTGGGATACTTACACTGCTTTGTATTCAGCCTTCCCGAAAAAAGTCGGTTCTAAGTGCTTGGCATCGGTTTCTGGCTTGTACGATTGCAATCTTGTTTTCATACGTGTTTTTTGAATCATTGGGTTATAACACAATTGTAGTGGGACTAGCATTTGCCTTATTTATTCCAGTGACCGTATATTTGAAAATATCTCCGGGGATTGCAACAAGTTCTGTTATTATTTTAAATTTGTACAGCCTGGAAAAAATCACCCTCAACTTTATTGTAGATGAATTCTTACTTATTATCGTTGGTGTTGGGACAGCACTTCTATTAAACTTATATATGCCAAGTCTCGATAATAAATTAAGAAGGAAGCAAGTGGATTTAGAGGACAATTTTCAAATAATCCTAAAGGAAATTTCGTTATACATATGTGATAATAATAAGGTTTGGGATGGAAGAGAAATCATCAGAGCAGAGGAAATCCTGAATGAGGCAACTAATTTAGTGTCGCTAGACCGGGAAAATCATTTACTGAGAAGCAATCATCCGTATTATGATTATTTCATGATGAGAAAAAAACAACTAGAGCTATTGAAGAAAATGCTTCCGTTAGTCAGCAGGTTACCTAAAACAGATACCCTGTCGGAGACAATTTCGTCGTTTTTCACTAGTCTCTCTGAAGCAGTACACCCTGGTAATACGGCATCAATTTACCTAGCGAAATTAAATGAATTGCAGGATGAATTTGATCAAGAAGAACTTCCCAGTACAAGGGAGGAGTTTGAGACAAGGGCAAATTTATTTCGCTTATTACGTGAAATAGAGGATTATTTAATTATCAAGCAAAAGTTCAAAAATAGTGATGTCTCGGATAATAAGAGTAAAAACGGTGGAACTGATAGAACAAAAGCGTAA
- a CDS encoding BrxA/BrxB family bacilliredoxin: protein MDFNLFMNDVVDVARSDIREAGYEELSSAEEVDSAMKREGTTLVMINSVCGCAGGVARPAAANAIHYDKRPDHLVTVFAGQDKDATDRARQYFEGYPPSSPSFAFLKDGKIVTMLERHDIEGFTAVDVVGKLQKIFDENCEEI, encoded by the coding sequence ATGGACTTTAACCTATTTATGAACGATGTCGTTGACGTCGCACGTTCTGATATAAGAGAAGCAGGCTACGAGGAACTTTCTAGTGCTGAAGAAGTAGATTCTGCAATGAAGCGTGAAGGCACTACACTGGTTATGATTAATTCTGTATGTGGTTGTGCTGGCGGTGTTGCAAGACCAGCGGCTGCAAATGCAATCCATTATGACAAGCGGCCGGATCATTTGGTAACTGTTTTTGCTGGTCAGGATAAAGATGCTACTGATCGGGCCCGCCAATATTTCGAAGGATACCCACCTTCCTCACCATCCTTTGCGTTCCTAAAAGATGGTAAGATTGTGACTATGCTGGAACGTCATGATATTGAAGGATTCACAGCAGTAGACGTAGTCGGGAAACTTCAGAAAATTTTTGATGAAAACTGTGAAGAAATATAA
- a CDS encoding alpha-ketoacid dehydrogenase subunit beta: MPVMSYIQAVTTALREEMQRDEKVFVLGEDVGKKGGVFGATKGLYDEFGDARVLDTPLAESAIAGVGIGAAMYGMRPVAEMQFADFIMPAVNQIISEAAKIRYRSNNDWNVPMTIRAPYGGGVHGALYHSQSVEAVFANQPGLKIVMPSTPYDAKGLLKASIRDNDPVLFFEHKRAYRLLKGEVPENDYVLPIGEADVKREGSDVTIITYGLAVHFALQAAEKLADEGIDAHILDLRTIYPLDKAGIIEAAKKTGKVLLITEDNKEGSIIGEVAAIIAENCLFDLDAPVQRLAGPDVPSMPYSPKMEKFFMINPDKVEKAIRELAEF; this comes from the coding sequence ATGCCAGTAATGTCATATATTCAAGCTGTAACAACAGCATTAAGAGAAGAAATGCAACGTGATGAGAAAGTGTTTGTTTTAGGGGAAGATGTTGGTAAAAAAGGTGGCGTATTCGGCGCTACTAAAGGATTGTATGATGAGTTTGGCGACGCTCGGGTGCTTGACACCCCACTTGCTGAGTCTGCAATTGCTGGTGTCGGTATCGGGGCAGCAATGTATGGAATGCGTCCTGTGGCTGAAATGCAATTTGCTGATTTCATTATGCCGGCTGTGAATCAGATCATTTCTGAAGCAGCTAAGATTCGGTACCGTTCAAACAATGATTGGAATGTTCCAATGACGATACGTGCACCATATGGGGGTGGAGTCCATGGCGCCTTATACCATTCACAATCAGTTGAAGCGGTATTTGCCAATCAACCGGGTCTTAAAATTGTGATGCCTTCAACACCATATGATGCAAAAGGGCTACTAAAAGCATCTATCCGTGATAATGACCCAGTACTTTTCTTTGAGCATAAGCGGGCATACCGTTTACTAAAAGGAGAAGTTCCTGAAAATGATTACGTACTTCCAATTGGAGAAGCTGATGTAAAACGCGAAGGATCAGATGTAACCATAATTACATATGGTCTAGCTGTACATTTTGCACTTCAGGCAGCCGAAAAATTAGCTGATGAAGGAATTGATGCACATATTTTAGACCTGAGGACAATTTATCCGTTAGATAAAGCTGGAATCATCGAAGCAGCCAAAAAGACTGGGAAAGTACTGCTTATCACCGAAGATAATAAAGAAGGAAGTATCATTGGTGAAGTTGCTGCAATTATCGCAGAAAATTGCCTGTTTGATTTAGATGCGCCAGTTCAACGACTTGCAGGTCCTGATGTACCATCTATGCCATATTCGCCTAAAATGGAAAAATTCTTCATGATTAATCCAGATAAGGTAGAAAAAGCAATTCGTGAACTTGCAGAATTTTAA
- a CDS encoding acyl-CoA mutase large subunit family protein: MNDNTSKRTNWELSVDKTLKRFPERKDAFHTSSEIEVERLYYPETNKEYEDELGFPGEYPYTRGIQPTMYRSRFWTMRQYAGFGSAAETNKRFRYLLDQGQTGLSVAFDLPTQIGYDSDDVMSEGEVGKVGVAIDTLHDMELLLDQIPLDKVSTSMTINAPAAVLLCMYIAVGEKQGVPIEKLTGTIQNDILKEYIARGTYIYPPKPSMRLITNIFEYCKQNEMKFNTISISGYHIREAGSTAVQELAFTLANGMAYVDAALDSGLDIDAFAPRLAFFFNAHNNFFEEIAKFRAARRIWAKIMKDHYHAKNPKSWKLRFHTQTGGSTLTAQQPDNNIVRVTLQALSAVMGGTQSLHTNSRDEALSLPTEESARIALRTQQIIANESGAADTVDPLGGSYYVEELTDKMEEEVNKYLEQIKDIGGAVQAVEEGFMQREIHHNAYETQKRIEKEEEIIVGLNKFKLDEEVNPDLLKVDEALEQAQIESLKKTRADRDQEKVDELLNTLRIQAKSQDVNLIPHILEAVKAYASVGEICNVLRAEFGQYTGM; the protein is encoded by the coding sequence ATGAATGATAACACGTCAAAGAGGACTAACTGGGAATTGTCTGTTGATAAAACATTAAAGCGCTTTCCAGAAAGGAAAGATGCATTTCATACTAGTTCAGAAATAGAAGTGGAGCGACTTTATTATCCCGAGACAAATAAGGAATATGAGGATGAGCTTGGATTCCCGGGTGAATATCCATATACACGTGGAATTCAACCTACGATGTACCGCAGCCGCTTCTGGACTATGCGGCAATATGCGGGGTTTGGATCCGCGGCTGAAACAAATAAACGGTTTCGTTATTTGTTAGACCAAGGACAAACAGGATTATCGGTAGCATTTGATTTACCAACACAAATCGGCTATGATTCAGACGATGTGATGTCTGAAGGTGAAGTCGGCAAGGTCGGGGTTGCGATTGATACCCTTCATGACATGGAACTGCTGCTAGACCAGATTCCGCTTGATAAAGTAAGTACATCCATGACGATTAATGCCCCCGCAGCAGTGCTGTTGTGCATGTACATAGCAGTCGGGGAAAAGCAGGGAGTTCCAATTGAAAAATTGACCGGAACCATTCAAAATGACATATTAAAAGAATATATTGCACGTGGTACATATATTTATCCACCGAAGCCATCAATGCGTTTGATTACTAATATATTTGAATATTGTAAGCAAAACGAAATGAAATTTAATACAATTAGCATTTCTGGATATCACATTCGCGAGGCGGGGTCGACTGCAGTTCAGGAACTAGCTTTTACACTGGCAAATGGCATGGCATATGTTGATGCAGCGCTTGACTCCGGCCTTGATATTGACGCATTTGCACCACGATTAGCATTTTTCTTTAATGCGCATAACAACTTTTTTGAAGAGATTGCAAAGTTTCGTGCGGCCCGACGGATTTGGGCCAAAATAATGAAAGACCATTATCATGCCAAAAACCCAAAAAGCTGGAAATTACGATTTCATACCCAAACAGGCGGTTCAACGCTTACAGCACAACAGCCCGATAACAATATTGTCCGCGTAACTCTGCAGGCTCTGTCAGCGGTAATGGGTGGAACACAAAGCCTGCACACCAACTCACGGGACGAGGCATTATCATTGCCAACGGAGGAATCTGCAAGGATAGCGCTTAGGACACAACAAATAATTGCCAATGAAAGTGGTGCGGCGGATACAGTCGATCCATTAGGCGGTTCTTATTATGTGGAAGAATTAACAGATAAAATGGAAGAAGAAGTAAACAAATATTTAGAACAGATTAAAGATATTGGCGGAGCAGTTCAAGCTGTAGAAGAAGGATTTATGCAACGTGAAATCCATCATAACGCTTATGAAACACAGAAACGGATTGAAAAAGAAGAAGAGATAATTGTTGGATTAAATAAATTTAAACTTGATGAAGAGGTTAATCCTGACCTGTTAAAAGTTGATGAGGCATTAGAGCAAGCTCAAATTGAGTCCCTTAAAAAAACTCGTGCAGATCGCGATCAGGAAAAAGTAGATGAACTATTAAATACTCTTCGGATTCAAGCAAAAAGTCAGGATGTAAATTTAATTCCCCATATACTTGAAGCAGTTAAAGCGTATGCTTCCGTGGGTGAAATTTGTAATGTATTACGCGCAGAATTCGGTCAATATACAGGTATGTAA